One part of the Excalfactoria chinensis isolate bCotChi1 chromosome 8, bCotChi1.hap2, whole genome shotgun sequence genome encodes these proteins:
- the ZNF281 gene encoding zinc finger protein 281, whose amino-acid sequence MKLGGGFLGGGKRAAAMEPGFPPGMVMFNHRLPPVTSFTRAAAPPPAAQHPPQCALPPPAAAAAASSSAAEPPAPPAPQDVTFKKEPVGAFPSAPSSAQRGPWGFLQSLVSIKQEKPSEQEEEEPQHHHHHHHYGGLFGAPGEERPPGLGGGGGEGGGQSVIQDLSLLQHLHQHPPRDLLLGGRAEGGPGGSGEPKHDAQVKKAKRPKPETQGIKAKRKPGASSKPPLVGDAEGAVASPSQKPHVCEHCSAAFRSSYHLRRHVLIHTGERPFQCSQCSMGFIQKYLLQRHEKIHSREKPFGCDQCSMKFIQKYHMERHKRTHSGEKPYKCDTCQQYFSRTDRLLKHRRTCGEAIGKAGAGMEPGSSHNMGSLAALSQGNTNSSRRKSKTKSVSTENKGSKCSSKVAESQVTSNVAMPNYAVDIPIVSSSSGLVGTGIEELQKKVPKLVFKKGSRKQADKNYLNFVSPLPDILGQKALSGKQSGSLGSLVANTSVENIGLLQSPSGKSGQISSNYDDAMQFSKKRRYLQTASGNSAFSINVGHMTSQQSVIQSAGVSVMDNETPLSLIDSASLNSEIKTCHDKSGIPDEVLQSLLDQYSHKSEGQKEDPFSITEQRVDLHSSGEHSEMVQEENLSPNSQTVSNDKASMLQEYSKYLQQAFERTTNSTGFAFGPSFQFVSLSSTLHNHTLFQDKQIYTTSPLECGFSQSVTSVLPTALPKPPFGMLLGSQPGFYLSALEATHQQLTPSQELDDLIDPQKTLETSSNYQSTSQKLTGQKEQKNLESSTSFQIPSQELASQIDPQKDIEPRATYQIENFAQAFGSQFKSGSRVPMTFITNSNGEVDHRVRTSVSDFSGYSNMMSDVSEPCSTRVKTPTSQSYR is encoded by the coding sequence ATGAAACTCGGCGGCGGTTTCCTCGGCGGCGGCAAGAGGGCGGCGGCCATGGAGCCCGGCTTCCCCCCCGGCATGGTGATGTTCAACCACCGCCTGCCCCCGGTCACCAGCTTCACACGGGCGGCCGCGCCCCCCCCTGCGGCCCAGCACCCCCCGCAGTGCGCGCTCCCCCCgcctgccgccgccgccgccgcttccTCCTCCGCGGCCGAACCCccggcgccgcccgccccccaGGACGTGACTTTCAAGAAGGAGCCGGTGGGCGCTTTCCCCTCCGCACCCTCCTCCGCGCAGCGCGGCCCCTGGGGCTTCCTGCAGTCTCTCGTCAGCATCAAGCAGGAGAAGCCCAGcgagcaggaggaggaagagccgcagcaccaccaccaccaccaccactacgGGGGGCTCTTCGGGGCGCCGGGCGAGGAGCGGCCCCCGGGCctggggggcggcggcggcgaagGCGGCGGGCAGAGCGTGATCCAGGACCTgagcctcctgcagcacctgcaccAGCACCCCCCCCGGGACCTGCTGCTGGGCGGCAGAGCCGAGGGCGGCCCCGGCGGCTCGGGCGAGCCGAAGCACGACGCCCAGGTCAAGAAGGCGAAGAGGCCAAAGCCAGAAACTCAGGGAATCAAAGCCAAGCGGAAGCCCGGCGCTTCGTCCAAACCCCCCCTGGTGGGGGACGCGGAAGGTGCCGTCGCGTCCCCGAGTCAGAAACCTCACGTCTGCGAACACTGCAGCGCTGCCTTCAGGAGCTCCTACCACTTGCGCAGGCACGTGCTCATCCACACCGGGGAGAGGCCTTTCCAGTGCAGCCAGTGCAGCATGGGCTTCATCCAGAAGTACCTGCTGCAGCGGCACGAGAAGATCCACAGCAGGGAGAAGCCTTTTGGGTGCGACCAGTGCAGCATGAAGTTCATCCAGAAGTACCACATGGAAAGACACAAGAGGACGCATAGCGGAGAAAAGCCATACAAGTGTGACACTTGTCAGCAGTATTTTTCGAGGACTGATAGACTGTTGAAGCACAGAAGAACGTGTGGTGAAGCCATAGGGAAAGCAGGCGCTGGAATGGAGCCCGGATCGTCACATAACATGGGTAGCTTGGCTGCGTTGTCTCAGGGAAATACAAATTCCTcaaggagaaaaagtaaaacGAAAAGCGTAtccactgaaaacaaaggaagcaaGTGTAGCAGCAAAGTAGCGGAATCTCAAGTTACGAGTAATGTGGCCATGCCAAATTATGCAGTCGATATTCCTATCGTGTCTTCCAGCAGCGGTCTCGTTGGCACGGGCATagaagaacttcagaaaaaggTGCCAAAACTGGTCTtcaagaaaggaagcagaaagcaggcgGACAAAAACTACCTTAACTTTGTATCACCACTGCCAGATATTCTTGGGCAAAAAGCCCTGTCTGGGAAACAGAGTGGCTCTCTAGGCTCGTTAGTAGCCAATACCAGTGTAGAAAATATTGGCCTTCTCCAAAGTCCAAGCGGTAAATCAGGTCAAATAAGTAGTAATTATGATGATGCCAtgcagttttcaaagaaaagaagatactTGCAAACCGCAAGTGGTAACAGTGCCTTTTCAATTAATGTCGGACACATGACTTCCCAGCAGTCCGTCATCCAGTCTGCAGGTGTTAGCGTCATGGATAACGAAACTCCGTTGTCTCTGATTGATTCAGCATCCTTGAACAGCGAAATAAAGACTTGCCATGACAAGTCCGGTATTCCCGATGAAGTCTTGCAGAGCCTTTTGGATCAGTACTCTCACAAGTCGGAAGGCCAGAAAGAAGATCCCTTCAGTATAACTGAACAGCGTGTGGACTTGCACAGCTCGGGAGAACATTCAGAGATGGTTCAGGAAGAAAATTTGAGCCCTAACTCTCAAACTGTTTCAAACGACAAGGCGAGCATGTTGCAAGAATACTCCAAATACCTCCAACAAGCTTTTGAAAGAACGACCAATAGCACTGGCTTTGCATTTGGACCCAGTTTCCAGTTTGTTAGCTTGTCTTCAACCCTCCATAACCACACTCTGTTTCAGGACAAACAGATATACACTACGTCTCCGCTCGAGTGTGGCTTCAGCCAATCCGTTACCTCAGTATTGCCAACTGCGTTGCCAAAACCTCCTTTTGGGATGTTGCTTGGCTCTCAACCAGGCTTTTATTTATCTGCTTTGGAGGCTACGCATCAACAGTTGACTCCTTCTCAAGAGCTGGACGATCTCATTGATCCTCAGAAAACCTTAGAGACTTCATCTAACTACCAGTCAACATCTCAGAAACTGACTGgccagaaggaacagaaaaactTAGAATCCTCAACGAGCTTTCAGATCCCATCTCAGGAGTTAGCTAGCCAGATAGATCCTCAGAAGGACATAGAGCCTAGAGCAACCTACCAGATCGAGAACTTTGCACAAGCGTTTGGTTCTCAGTTTAAGTCGGGCAGCAGGGTGCCAATGACTTTTATCACTAACTCTAATGGAGAAGTGGACCATAGGGTAAGGACTTCAGTCTCAGATTTCTCAGGGTATTCAAATATGATGTCTGATGTAAGTGAGCCATGTAGTACACGAGTTAAAACCCCAACCAGTCAGAGTTACAGGTAA